From Drosophila santomea strain STO CAGO 1482 chromosome 2R, Prin_Dsan_1.1, whole genome shotgun sequence:
TGCAGGTGAATGTGTACTGTTAAGTGTTTAAACGACGTTCAAAacgaaagtggaaaagtgtCAATATGCCAGATGAAATAAACTTTTCGTTACTTGCTAGTTTTTGGtcagttttgtgttttgattttttggaATCCGTATTTAAGTAAAAGGGTTGTAGAAATTAGTCGATGCCATCTTCGATACCTAATTAATATAGAATTCATAATCACTGAAAGGGCCAGCAAAACGTTGGATAACCTCCCAATACGTAAGCGATAAACGCAACAATTTAAATCTAACGCAATTTCTTTATGGCCATTAAAGCGACACGCGATGGTCACATAAAGTTTCCGGCCGGAGTGGCGAGCCCCCCTTTTGGGGGGATGGGAAGAAAAGGTGAAGCTGGTTAGGGAGGGTATTGGCCAAGGGTAAGCATAAACAATTTACGGCTTCATGGAAGAACGAGCCGAGGGAACATGTAAAGCTAGCAAGCCACTCAACGAGTGGCGAATGGGAATGCCAAAACCCGCAATTGAGATCTGTAAACGCTCCACTGACCCCTCCTGCGTGGTGAAATCGAAACCAGTCGCGCTAATGTGGAATGATAGTCATTGAAGAAAAGCCAAGATAACAAAACGTGTGTCGAGGCATTCAGGTGGCATGTTACCCAAACACGCCTCCAAGCAAATGGAACACTTCAATGGCACTGTGAGTCTAGCAAACTCAGTGAAATGTGGTTGCGGCTTGGCTTTAACTTAGTGGGTTTTACGTTCCACGAGATCAGATACTTCGAGTCCAGTCGAGTTGAGCAGAGTAAACAATGTAATTATCTCATGCATTTCATTCTAATTTTATGTTATTCAGAACTTTGATTTGATGTTTATTACAAATTACTTTAACCTCTGAATCAATAAGTAGCTATGCATATTTGGCAGCATAATAAATAACTTTCAATAAAAGTTGAATTCTAGTACGATCATTATGTTGAAGATGTCACGGTTCAAAGGGCAACGACAACATGAAACACCAAGCTATTTCCGTACCACTCACCCACCTTCAAACACCCAAGAAACCGGCACCTGCAATCTAATCTCATCGTTTTGGTTTGATGTTTTCTAATAACTCATTCAGTGATAAGGGAAACCTGTAAAGGCAATTTTCGATAGCTGATTTCCAAAAAGTTTAATTTCCTAATCCAATTAGTAAAATCCCAATGAGGCTCATCGTTGGGCACCACATTAATTTAATGAATAGATTACTCCTATCTAGAGCCATGCGCGTCATGGGATGGCCTCCGGGGCCAAATATAAATctatttaaaacttatttaaataacgATTTTTAAATGTAGTCCACAGCAAGTCAGAATCTAAGCGCAAACGTTTCAAGACATTGACCTTCGACTCAAATCGAAAAGATTTGCGCTCCAAGATGACTGgcaatgcaaatgaaatggcaACGACTTACAAATGGCTGGCCTATAATTGCTGGCCATTTGAGAGAGGTCGTTATTGCAACTTGCCGTGAAATTCTTGCCGCTGTAATTGATCGTTAAATCGCCTGAAATCAGCACTATTATTGTATGCACATATATAACCTGACACGAGCACGGATGCCCCTATTCGATAAGCCAGAAGTGGCGCGAGCTTAGCAATCAAATGCACTCGTTATTGAACACTTTGTAAATCTAATCAAATAAGTCGCACTGTAAGGATTTTATGCCTTGAAATCTGATTATTTGGAGGACTGTCTGCGATGTCGTTTCATAATTGTCTTATTGCGTCTAATTGTAGGCCaaataaacatacataaaATCAAGCCTCATTTAAAGCGATGCCAAAAGCCGCAACATCAACAAAACCTCAGCATGTgcttcaaattgaatttgacgagaaacaagtttttataaacaaaGCAGAGGCAAAAGCTAAAAACTGAGACACAGATGCCGATTTTTGAATAATGTATGCTGAGGCGTTCAGTGGCACAGCACATGGCAACCGCAGAGAAGATTTATCCACATGCTTGGGCATTGCTGTTGTTTGATCTGCGTCCAACTTTAAGTAATTCATGAATGCAATGGTAACTGATTTCTATAGAAGATTGATGAAAAATGTTAGACATGGTTTTACCGGATGTGGTGTAGATTTACGATTTATAGAGCAATATATATCttgcaaaattaatttgaaaacttaaaataaGCGACAGCAAatgaatataatataaaacaagtaatcaaaatatttagcTGATGAGCCCATTTATACAAAAAACTACCACATGCCCCTATCTCGCACCCTAATTTGCAGAGCCAGCATTTGAATTTTCTCCCCTTCCAGTTGATTCAATCGTACCTTGGGCACATAGCAGTATAGTAGCTTGTGCTCTTTGTCCACGATCATGTGGTCCATCTGCAACTCGCTGAGATCCTCTAAAGTTTGTGTGTGGTCGCCGAGCAGCTCGCATTGGCGCTGCATGAACTCCTGACGTTGAATATTAATGGTTTGTGTCAGCTCCAAGCTCCGGCGTGTAATTTTAacgttattattattgccaTCTTCGAACGGCAGGCCATTGGAGAAATTGCCCAGGAGCGAAAAGCCGATTGAAATGCAAAACGAAAGCCAAACCAGTTGATCCATATTAACCGCGATTTGCTGCCCGACTTTCGAATCGTGTGGTTGACAATCGATTGAGCTACTATCATTGGTTTTGGCTGACTAACTCTGTCGCTGGCGCCCGAAATACTTGACGCGATGGACGAACTTTAGGGTTGCTGCGTTCTCAATGCCCAGCTCCTCTAAAGTAGCCCTTCCGCTGAAGCGTTGGTCGTCGATCGGCTGATTCGTGTCCACGTTGAGCAGCCCAAAACATCGCCATAGAAACCGCCACGAGACGAACGCACGATGATCATGCCCGTTGCGCTGAGCGGAGTGAACTAACTCGCCGGTGGAGCTGGCCACCGCAACTGGTTGCCGTCGTTCGTCGGAGTCGTCGGCGATTCCCCGACGCCGAAGACGCTCTTGGCACCGCTCGCGCTGCCTGCGCTTGTGCTGTGCCCGTGAGATCAAAGCAATTGCCCTCTTCAGCTGAGCGATCGTCGGCTCGTGTTGGTGGAGCTGCAAGAAACCGACCAGTTATAGAAGAATCGTTTGTCAAGAGATATCAAGAGAGTTTAAGGGAGAGGTTAAAGCCTAAGCTTGGGCCAGAAATATTCTGGAGAGCCAAGAAATCACTTTAGCATGGCGAGCAGTTGAAGAATTTAGAGTTAATGTGCTTAAAATGTATCAAATTcaaacataattaaaaagtCTATGGAAAATAAGTTGTAGAATAACTGGAGAACATCTTAAGAATGTAAGAAGGTTCTGACCCACTTTCGGTGTGTATATGGTGGTGTATATGACTGCCAGAGCTCAAGCTTTTGAGGGGCCAATTGACGATGCTACAGAAAGCAAGTGCAAGCAGCTGCGATACAAATCAATTCAAGGAAATACTGACCACCACTGTGAGGGTGCTGAGTCCATCCCGCTGCACATAGATTGTGGTGGCCCGTCCCTCGGCGATGGCTATCTGGAATAGGGAAATATATAGAAACTATAGTACATACGCAATGGAACCGCGCAACGGGCACGGATATCTTCATAATAAAAGCCCATCAATTAGCACGTCGATTGTACGGCAGTAGGTCAGTAGTCAGTGGCCAATATCGGTGACGAAAGCAATGCAAGAACGAACATCCCAAGTGCTAATTGCAACTGGTATTAGTGGGTAGGAGGATTAACTGGTTGTATGGAAGCCATTAGGGCTGTTCATATTTGCACTTTGGTAAACCTAGTTTAGGCGATCTAGTTTTGTCAATCAAATAATCTATTAGTAAATTTGCAGTCTTTTATTATGCAGATTAAGGCGTTTTCAACGTAATGTTGCAGAAAGTTTGGAATTATCTGGAACTAAGCCGACATAGAAGCCTCAAAATGAATGACGACCTATGAACGATTTTCGAGACTGTGTCAAAACACACAGTCACAGTTTGCGAATTAggggaaaactttttcaaaGGATTCATTAGTTATAAAGCACAACATATATACTCCaatcaaattaattagcaACCGAATGCATAACACGTGGTAATTAATAACTAATAAGTGACTAATACTAGGACCTTAGCTAAAACATCCTAGGATATAACTATTAAGCCTGGATTTCTATTCCAGACACGAAATAATAGGATTATATTACCTCCCCCCGCAGTTCAGTGTTTGATATATCGTGCGGAATGTCGGAAAGAGCCTCAACATCCTGCAGGATGCGTCGTAACTCCTGGGATGTGCTGGCCAGCATGGCGTTGTGCTCGGATCGATCGAAGTCGTTCCGCAGGCGGCGGGCAGTCTTTACATCCTGGGGATTCCTTCtccgcttctttttctttcctAGAATGGGCTCGTTTCTATAGCGAGCCTCTCGAACGGCCATTTTCCGCAAATTGAGTGGCATTTTCTGCAGTTTCTTGTAGGTCAGCACATTACTCCTTTCTGTTCTCTTCCCCTTGAGTATAGGTGGTTCTATTTGACTTCTTTTGCAAGGCGAGCGATCTCTGTTTCCACTTCGATCCATTGTAATGCTCCTCTTCACTTTATCTGCCGAAGAAcaatgtttatttgttttgtaacAGCTGTTTTATAACGCTGCCATACTTATGAACAGAAGTTATCGCAGCTATCGATATATCGATAGTTAGTTCACACCTCTAATTGGGCGCGCATATTTGAAAAGCTTTTTATGTGAAAGGTGCTGTTTCAAATTGGAAATGGACTCAGaactcaacaaaataaatatgtttgcaaagacttacaaaacaaaaatgtaattgaaatatatagGGATATAATTACCTCAGATTGCTTTGCCTTGCTTATcattttaaatctattttcgtttttcctgCAACTCTTGCTTCAAAATTTATAGTTTTCTTAAAAATGTCTAAAGGCACAGGACCATTGTCTAAGCTGTACAATATTACCATCGGTACTGTTGATAAATTTGTTCCAACCGCAGTTCAACCACTTTGGCAATCTCCAGCAGGTGAGTAAATCCATTAAATATGACTAACTAAATGTTTATTACTTTCCATTCAGGACCCCGCACTGTGTTTTTTTGGGCTCCATTTTTTAAATGGGTACGTTTAAATATCTaaagatttaattttaaattttaaacccAGTCTGTAACTAACTTACTAGCTAACAATTAAAGTCAACCtaatttttccagtttttgCATTGCCTAATTGATTGATTGTCTTATAATTTTAGACTTTAGTGCTGGCTGGACTGAGCGATACGCTAAATCGCCCTGCTGCCAATATATCGCTAAATCAGTGCGCCACCTTGGCGCTCACGGGCTTGATTTGGGCTCGTTATTCAGTGGTTATAACACCAAGGAACTACAATCTTGTGGCCGTCAACATGGCCGTCTTTGTCATACAAGGTTATCTAGTGGCCAAGCACCTGAGATGGCGCAGCGAGAATTCTCGGAATGCGGTGTTCAATCATTCGAACTACCCAATTAAATCGGAGGATGATTGGTAGTAAGAGAAACAATTTATTGAAAGTTGTTTGAAATCATCTGAAATGAAGATGGAAGTAACCCAAATGCAAAGTGTCTGGGAACATTTTACTTTAATTCTTGAGAGTCTATGTAG
This genomic window contains:
- the LOC120445238 gene encoding mitochondrial pyruvate carrier 2, which gives rise to MSKGTGPLSKLYNITIGTVDKFVPTAVQPLWQSPAGPRTVFFWAPFFKWTLVLAGLSDTLNRPAANISLNQCATLALTGLIWARYSVVITPRNYNLVAVNMAVFVIQGYLVAKHLRWRSENSRNAVFNHSNYPIKSEDDW
- the LOC120445528 gene encoding uncharacterized protein LOC120445528, yielding MDRSGNRDRSPCKRSQIEPPILKGKRTERSNVLTYKKLQKMPLNLRKMAVREARYRNEPILGKKKKRRRNPQDVKTARRLRNDFDRSEHNAMLASTSQELRRILQDVEALSDIPHDISNTELRGEIAIAEGRATTIYVQRDGLSTLTVVLHQHEPTIAQLKRAIALISRAQHKRRQRERCQERLRRRGIADDSDERRQPVAVASSTGELVHSAQRNGHDHRAFVSWRFLWRCFGLLNVDTNQPIDDQRFSGRATLEELGIENAATLKFVHRVKYFGRQRQS